gttcccctcgtgttcctccctgtgttcccctcaTGTTCCTCCCCGtgtttccccctgtgttcccccatGTTCCCctcgtgttcctccctgtgttcccccttgtgttcctctctgtgttccccctgtgttcccctcaTGTTCCTTCCTGTGTTCGCCCCTGTGTTCCTTCATTTTGTTCCTCCTTGTGTTCCCCCCTGGGTTTCTCTCTGTGTTCCCCCTTGTGTTCCTACCTGTGTTCCCCCCTTTTGTTCCTCCTTGTGTTCCCCCTGGGTTTCTCTCTGTGTTCCCCCTCATGTTCCCCTCGTGTTCCTTCCTGTGTTCCCCTCATGTTTCTCCTTGTGTTCCCTTGTTTCCCCCCGTATTCCCCTTGTGTTCTCCCCCGTGTTCCCctcgtgttcccccctgtgttcccctcatgttcctccctgtgttccccttgtgttcctccctgtgttcccctcatgttcctccctgtgttccccttgTGTTCCTCCTTGTGTTTCTCCTTTTGTTCCCTTGTGTTCCCCCCGTGCCCCCTCATGTTCCCCTTGTGTTCCCCCCCCCGTGTTCCCTTTGTGTTCCCCTCGTATTCCCCCGTGTTCCCCTCATGGTCCTTCCTGTGTCCCCCTCGTGTTCCTCCTtgtgttccccccgtgttcccACCTCGTGTTCCCcttgtgttcctccctgtgttggaggaagtggagggtcgtgtgcctggcacctctttcgttagaggacatagaggatgtttacctattcagaactttgattgtggggattttgctgattggattaggctttACCCTGCTATACCGGGAAATTAAAAGAGctgggtcagttgtcaaaggtccccagaaactgcccaatttgattgatatgcTTGGCAGAGCCGatggaactcagactgtgacTATAAATCGCAATATGGATTCCATCTTGGAGAAACTAACAGCTATGCAAAATGGTTTGAATCAGAGACTGACTCAATCTGGGAGCATGTGTTGAGAAATTTTTACTCATGCTCAGATTAAAAAACATTTCTGGTCTTCGGCTTCCCCTGTTATCAGCATCGGCCTTGCTGATaaggaaattcctccagaggatCTGTTGCTACGGGTCATGTCGTACCTACCCTCCCCTGCTCTCTGACTGTCTTTCATTCTGGGTAGTAACTGCTGTAATCGCCATCTTATCacgaactttgtacagactttttgtTTACAGGAATGAAGAGCTGACAGAACTTTTTCCCAACCCCCAAcccaacgtctccactcttaACTTAATTCCACCAATACGGCAGGACGGGTCTGCTGCGCGCGCTGGTTATGGCTGCGAATCGCCGGATGGCTGCTTGTCGTAGTTGGTTACTTTTTATCGATCCCcacatccctaacccgtggctgGTTGTGTGGCatgttatgtttttatgtttacatgtgcttgtgtgctgtaaggggctttttttttcgtgttaccatagtgtgcacaatctggttgctgtttttttttttttatctcctactctcccaatgtgtttattatttcttgtttcttatcctgtcttcccctcctcccccccccccaccttgTCATATTGAATGTTCTGGATGGGTTGATGGCTATTTTCGCTGTAATTGTACCTgttgcaatttatagtgacaataaagttctactactactatctcTCCACCCTCTGCTTCACCCAGCATTATCTCTAGAACAGAGGCTGAAATCCAGCAGAAAactggaatgtgacacatgatgtagaggcttcATGATGACTTCATGTGTTTGATGATTTTACTGGCCAGGTCCTCATCACTGATCCTCTTCCTGAAGTACTCCTCTTTCTGAGGATCACTGAACCCTCGTACCTCTGTTACCTGGGCTACACACTCAGGagggatctgattggctgcAGCTGGTCGAGAGGTGATCCAGAGGAGAGCAGAGGGAAGCAGGTTCCCCTTGATGTGGTTTGTTAGCAGCACATCCACTGTGGCTGATTCTGTTACATCCCACACAATCTCATTGTTCTGGAAGTTTAGAGGAAgtcgacactcatccagaccatcaaagATGAAAATGATCTTGTAGGTGCTGcagtttattgcttttattcttttaaattctgaaaaaaaataatgaagaagCTCCATCAGAGTGAGATGTTTGTCCTTCATCAGATTCAGCTCTCTAAAGGGAAGTGGGAACATGAAGAGAACATCCTGATTGGCTTTTCCTTCAGCCCAgtccagaatgaacttctgcACAGAGAACTTCTGCactgtttttccaattccagcaactcctttagtcagcacagttctgatggACGTGTCTTTAAAGAGGTCGTTACATTTGATGGGTTTCTCCTGTGTTGTTGGTCTCCTGGATGT
This DNA window, taken from Trichomycterus rosablanca isolate fTriRos1 chromosome 3, fTriRos1.hap1, whole genome shotgun sequence, encodes the following:
- the LOC134310710 gene encoding protein NLRC3-like → MAPITTAGSSCCSNCYRLLRKIAVLETKMLTILPGMDRRNGSRSLEELISVYQKNLKTKLIEKYKRINEGISQPGSSVLLDQIYTELYITEGSSGDVNNEHEVRQIETTSRRPTTQEKPIKCNDLFKDTSIRTVLTKGVAGIGKTVQKFSVQKFILDWAEGKANQDVLFMFPLPFRELNLMKDKHLTLMELLHYFFSEFKRIKAINCSTYKIIFIFDGLDECRLPLNFQNNEIVWDVTESATVDVLLTNHIKGNLLPSALLWITSRPAAANQIPPECVAQVTEVRGFSDPQKEEYFRKRISDEDLASKIIKHMKSS